CAGAACTGATCAGTAGTAATCGTTTGCCCCAATCGTTCGCGTATTTGGGTATCAAACCGTTTGGTTACCAGGAAAGAAGCGTCCAAATAGCGGTTAACCAAACTTCTAGCATCCGGTGTGTTCATTCTTCATTCTCCTTCCTCCAACATATAGTTCACTTACAGAACTATTCTTCAATCAAACTATTCTATAATGAAACTATATTGCAAAGCAATACGTTTTTCCTATTTTTTTTAAACAAACGACAAAAAAACAGGACGTCCGACTCAGCTGCTTCGCCAAATCCAACATCCTGTTATGATTATGCTCTCTTTACGTTACACAGTAGTAGACAGTTACTAGTCTTCGTCTTGCTCTTCGTCTTTTTCCAGCACACAGCGGAATCGCTCCACACCCGGATACAGCTCACCCAGGCTGTACACCACAAATCCCGTATTTCGATAAAACTCTACCGCTTCCACATCGGTCTCTGCGATCAGTCTGTCGGGGTTATATTTGGCGAGCACCTGTGATATCATGCCACGACCATAATTTTTAAAACGATTCTCAGGCAGAACTGCAATATGATGAATAGTGATCTCACTCGTTCCTGTAGATTCATATCCAATCAGACCGATCAGCTGGCCTTCGTCTTCATAACCGTCCAAATGCAGCTCATCCTTATCAACATACTGTTGTAACGCACGATTCAACTGATCCGGGTCCGGAAAGACCGAGTAGGACAACAGCTCCTGCACTTCCGGCTCCTGTATGCGTGATTTTAAATCAATTAACACCCTGATTCCTCCTATTAACTTGCTTGATTCCGTTATCGTATTGTAGTCGTTAGCCATTAAAAGTTCAAGTCGTATGCCGTTTCAGCTCCGATTGGAGTGCTGACGTGATATCTTCAGGCACCTGGATTCCTGCCAAATGATATGCACTCAACAGTGCACCTCCGACTGCCGGCTCATGGCTGGTCATGTAATGAATTTCTTTTCCTCCTGGTTTATAGGCTGCCTCCAGCCCCTTTCGAACGGCCTCCACCATATAAGGCGTACTCAGACAACTTCTTGTAAGTGTCATGGACACATGCTGATCTCTAAAACACGATGCAAGCATGAGAATACCCACAACAGCCGTATCCGCTGCCGAGTCACATACTCTGACCGCAAGAGGGATATGTTCGGCCGCTGCTTTGGTGACCAAAGGAGCCATTTGACCAAATATGCGATTGAGGGCCTGTCTATTTCTGGCAAAACCTGATACCACCAGTGCAGCAAGCTCCGTTATTGAAGTTACATTCCAATAGGCTAATATCTGCTCGATCCAGGATCGGTCCAGTGAACCATAACGTCCCGCAAGGATGGAATGCACCACGTCATAAGCCAAAAAACGGGCTGCTGTTGGCGCATAGTGGCCGAACTGGTCATTGCGGAGCCAGGTTCCTTATTCCGTTTTACCCATAATCAGAGAGCCCGTGCCTCCAATAGCTACAATGCCCGGCTCACCGCCAAAGGCTGCCGTATGTGCAATATGCGTATCATTTACTGCGCTGATTCTGCCCAATATACCGGTTTGGGCGAGTAAAGCTTCAGCCCAGACTGTATCCTCTGGCTGATCCAGGCCTGCCATTCCCGCCTGAATGAAGGCAATCTGCTCCACTTCTAACCCAGCTATGCGAATGGCTTCAGCGATGCCCTCCAATACATCCTGCTCTGCATTGGCATCATGATAGCGGTTGCAACCACCTTTTTGCACATATGACAAAATCTTTCCGTTCTCATCCGCCAATGCCACCCGTGTATGGCTTCCCCCGCCATCCATCCCAATCACATATGTACTCATTCTGATCCCCCATGTTCTGGTATGATGATGTCCCCTGTCCCATGATGCTTCTCCTGATGTTTCGATCAAGCTACTCAATTAGTACGAACTGCCGGGACCCCACCCCACTATTCGATCCCGGCAGAACACTGCTACTGCTACTGCTTCTGTGCAGCGAAACGAAGCAGTTCACAACGGAACTGTGTCGGTTCGTCATATTTTTCCTCTTCGATCGTCTGTGTTACATGTTCCTGGAGCAGAATATTCCAATCCGAATAAGCCTTCTCCAGTAATGCGATAGCCTCAGCTGTGGGCAGATTCAATTCAATCAATGGCTCAATCTCCCGGCCTGTGTTGATTTCCTTTTCCTCTACACTCGTACTCATCGTGATACAATGAATGCCACCTGTACGAGTTCCCACTTGCAAACGTTCAATAGCCTCCACTAAGGCTTGTTTATTTGAAATATGTTCCAGACAAGAGCAAGCCGCAATATAATCAAAATGATTCGGCTCGATAGCGTAATGCTCAACATCGGCTTTCTCTGCTTGCACGATATGATCAACCTTATATTCTTTGGCATATTTGCGAAGTCCATCTACAGCCTCATCCAGCAAATCCACCCCGATTACTTCACTGTTCGTTTGCCCGAGGCGCTGTGCAATGGGTATCGTATGTCTGCCTACACCACATCCCAAATCGAGAACTCGCAGTTCCGTCTTATGGGCAAGTAGACGCTCAAGCATATCCATAACCATAGGCATGGGCCTTGCCATCCAGGTACCGGACGCGAATAATTCATTATTCTGATAGAAGTTGGAATGGTAACCTGCCTCTGCTTTCCGTGCAGCTTCAAATTGTTCATTTCCCATAAAAGCACCTCCATAGCTTAGAAGTTAATCGTCAATGTCCCCGAACCTGTGAACAGAATAATCGTGAGAATGACCATCACTACAAATGCCCCGGTTACGAGCAATTTACCTGTATCCTGCTTATACGTATTGTCATTAAATAACATGACGCCGCCAATGGTCATGGCTACCGGAGCAAGAAACAGTGTCAACAGAACAAGCAACACAATTGAATATCGATCCAATATTAATTCATCATTTTCAATCATGTACGGTTGCTCAGGCTGAGCCGTTTTGGTAGTAACCAGATTGCCGCAGGATTTGCATTTGAACTCATCCTCTGCCATTTTTTCATGACAATACGAACAAACTCTAGGTGTATAGGGCATCTCGCACCTCCCCTTAGGTACATCTTCTACTTAATACCCAGGATGCTTAATTGGAATCAGATGAATGATGATACTGCAGAAGAAGGCGATAGGTTTTTGGTCAAAAAGGATTCAAGCACCTCTTCATATCGGGTACGATCCACTTGAAACGCTGTTCCATGACCCGCACGAGGGATAGTCAACAATTCCTTTTCTGTCGGACATGCTTCATATAGTCTGTAAACCATTTCTGTCGGTACAAACGTATCTGCCTCACCGTGAATAAAAAGAACGGGAACTTGAACTTTGGCGAGTTGAGTTAATGCCGATGCCTCCCCAAAGAAGTAGCCCGCCTTCCATTTGGAAATAAGACTGGTAACGGGAATAAACGGAAATGCAGGCAACTTGTATAGCTGCTTGAGCTGGAAGGTTAATTCCTCCTTCACGGAGGTATAAGCACAATCCGATACGATGGCCTTCACCTGATTAGGGAGAGCTTCACCGCCTGTCATCAATACTGTAGCCCCTCCCATTGAAATTCCATGCAAGATGATCTCCGTCTCCGTGCCAACCTTGCCCTGAACCCAATGAATCCATTGAACATAATCTTTACGGTCCAGCCAGCCGAATCCGATGATGTCACCTTCGCTTTGTCCATGACCACGATCATCCGGCATCAGTATATTGTAGCCCCGTTTTTCAGCATAAAAGCGGGCAAAACCCGCCATCTCCCTGCCTTTTCCCGAATAGCCATGGGCCAGAATAACCGTCGGCTGCTGCAATCCACTGTGGGAAGGAAGCCATGTTCCATGCAGCTTTAATCCGTCATGTGATTCAATATTTACATCTTCGGTTGGCTGCGTATCAAGCCACGTCAAGTCTGATGCACTGCTGATTATTTCGTTATCCGGTTCGGGCATGAGGTTCGGATTATCGACCAGAAATGATTTTGGAGCACGCCGAATGGCGGTTTTGAAGAAGTAAAGTCCTCCTAACCATAGTAAGGCAAGAACGACTAGCACCAGAACGGCAAGGCCGTATAATAGCATGAACATTTCCCTCTCTTTCAGTCAATCTTCCACGTGAAACAAGTATGTATATTATCTATCGTTTGGCAATTTCTCCGTACACGGATGGTGATTGCCACTTCTGGATCATGTTCTTCAGAGCTTCAAGCGTGAAGGGTTTGCCCATAAAATCATTCATCCCGGCTTCGAAACATTTCTCTTTCTCTCCATCCATCACATTTCCTGTCATCGCAATAATCGGAATAGGATGCCACATCTTATCCAGCTCTATGGCTCGGATATGGCGTGTCGCCTCCAGTCCGTCCATTACTGGCATCATGTTATCCATCAGGATCATACTATATTTTTTGCTGAGAAAAGCCTCACTAGCCTCTTCCCCATTGGAAACGGCATCCACCTCGGTCATGCCTAGCTTTTTGAGCTGCATCAGCACAACCTGCCGATTGATAACGTTATCGTCTGCCAGCAAGATTGATATCGGAATGGATATATGGCCTTGCTCCTCCTGATTTTCCTTGCCGCCGCGAATCATCTGATGGGGTAACGGTTCAATCGTTCTGCGCGATGAGTTCATCTCGCCATGTTCATTAGACATCACTTGATCACTCTCCTAATCACGAATTATGCCATACTGCATTACGAAGGCTTCACTCATCCAATCGTTTCCAGCAGCTGCAACAGCCTCGACCTTATCCGTTAAATATAACCATCTATTCATTATACATGAACGACGAATGGCATACATTCATATAAAAAAACTGACCTGCGTTATTAACGCAAGTCAGTTTTCCCCTCTGCAGCGAGTCCAAGCTTTTTTAACAAACGAATCGCATCCGCCTTTTCCGAAGGTTCCAGTCCATCCACCGCATCAATGATCACCTGGTGGTGCTGAGGAAAGATTTGTGTAAACAAATGTCTTCCTTCCTCCGTCAATTCAGCGTATATGACACGCCGATCTTCCTTGGATGCTCGACGAATCAGCAGATTTTTATTCTGAAGCTTATCCACAACATACGTAATATTACCGCTGGACATTAACACTTTCTCACCGATCTTTTGCAACGCCTGCGGCCCTTTATGGTATAACAAATCAAGCACGCCAAATTCTGTCGTATTCAGTCCATGACTCTGGATATCCCGGTTGGACCTGGATGTAACGGAATTGTATGCGCGAGCGAGAACCACAAATAATTGTAAAGACAGTTCCCGATTGTCCTCGTTGTTCGGCATTTCTTAATCCTCCATCAGTTGTTTACATTTCGACCTGCGCCTGAAGATTGGTTCTGCTCCCACTCTTCGCGCAGCATTCCCATACGAATTGAATCATAATGTTTGCCATCCACGATGCGGCATTTGCGCATGCGTCCTTCCACCTGCAGTCCCGCCTTCGAAGCTGAACGCATCATTCGTTCATTGCCCGACCATGTTGTTAATCCAACCCGGGCTACGGGCAATTGCGCGAATAAGTGACTGGACCACATCTGAAGTACTCGCGTGCCGATCCCGCGCCCCCATTGGGCTGATCGATATAACACTATTCCCATTTCCAGCCACATGGATGGACGATGTTCCCAATAATAGCTGATTGTACCTACGATTCGGTCATTCAGCTCAATAATTCGAATGGAGTCCGGATCAGAGTTGCTCTCAGTTGCTTCAAGTCTTCTTAACATGCTCCGTTGGAAGTCTTCGTAGCTCTCATGTTCAAGGGCATAATATGGCGCATCCCATTGCTTCCATTCCGGTACGTCTTCACTGTAGATCAATTCATAGAGTTCAGTCAGATCCTCTTTCTCCATACATCGAAGAACAATCTCACCATCCACTAGCGGGTTTTCCCTCATCTATGCAATGACCTCACTTTCCGTTCATGAACGATGACGCTCATCGATGCTGCCATCATCCTTCGCAAGAATGACGGTGTCCGCCATGTCAATAAACAATCCATTATCGACAACACCTGGGAGCATGTTTAACTGAACGTTAAGCTCCGCTGCATGTTCTATGGCTTCCATGCGGCAATCCGCAATGAGGTTTCCATTATCCGTAAGATAACGTTGATCCCCGTCCATGCGCCATTCCGGTTGACACCCGAGTTTCTCCAGCGCCTGGAAGGTCCATTCAGATGCAAAAGGAACCACTTCAACCGGCAACGGGAATTTTCCAAGCTTTTGTACGGCTTTGCTGCCATCAGCCACAATAATCAGTTTGTCGCTGTTTGCAGCGACAATTTTCTCGCGCAAAAGCGCACCGCCGCCACCTTTGATCAGGTTAAACTCAGGATCAACTTCATCTGCACCATCAATGGTCAGATCCAGACGTCCAATTTGATCAAATGGAACGATCGGAATTCCCCACTCTTTGGCGAGCTTGTCCGATGCTTTCGAAGTAGCTACAGCCTGAATGTTTAACCCTTCTCGTACCCGCTCACCAATTCGACAAATAGCGTAATACGCCGTTGACCCTGTACCCAATCCAACCTTCATTCCATCTTGAACATATTCTGCCGCGCGCTCAGCTGCTATCTGTTTAAGATTCATCTATAAACCCCCGCCTGCTCATGATTTGAGAAATGCATACTGTAGTTATTATAGATAAAACCGCTTCCGATGTATATCTGTGCATGACGTATTGAACTGGGAAACTTGGCCTGTTTCTCTGCTTCACATGTGTCGTTGATCCTTCTTATGTAAATTCTTGGTTAGATTCTCCTCCCTGATATCTTATTGGTGTGGCAGAAGAAAGTCCGTTTTCTGTCATTTTCACTATTTTTTCAATGTTTAAGGATGTTTTTTGACCCACCATGTTATAGAATACAGAATGAAACTAAAAAATGGGAATTATTTTAAATAAACAGTTCTAAATACCTACATCTCACTTCCATATGTCCATAAATACGTAAAATATTAAAAAAGTTTTAACAAAACTATTCAATTTGACGACATTTTATACGACATATTAAGTATAGATGTGTTTTAATAATTAGACACCTATAGGTATCTAGGTAAAAATATCTCTACATAGCGACCAGGAACCCAAGACCATGGTCGCACATTTTACCTTTGGAGGGGATAAGGAAATGACTTAATTTACATCATGAAGACAGCAGCATATTATCAATTCAAAGAAGATCAGGAGTGGACTTTAGTGAAATCATTAAGTTGGAAAAGCATGTCTTTTTTCTCCAAAAATCTGTTACTCTCATTTACTAACATTATTATTATTGGCGTGGCACTTATTGCCAGCAGCTATTACTTTCAAAAAACGATTCTCGTTGACCAGCTACATGGTCAAGTAGAACAAATCACCAAAAAATGGGCAGAGGGCATTGATTCCACCGAAGTACAGGCTGCTATTACAGAAGCCAATTATGATGGAAAAGCACAAACCAAATTGCGTGCCTATTTCGATGAAATGCAGCAATATTATCCCAACATTGCACAAGCCTACATCTTTGGTGTCGAGCTGGGTGGAGATAACAAGCGTTTAACTTCCCTTGTTGCCATGCCAACCAATCTGAAGGAAGCCTTCCAGAGTGAAAATGTAAAAATCGGCGACATGTATGAACAGCCCGTCGTTGTAGCAAATGCACTGAAAGAAATGCTGAATACGGATCGCCCGACGTTCACCACATTTTATTCCGACGATTTCGGTACATGGACAACCATTGCTTACCCGATCAAGGATAGCAACGGCAAGATTTACTCTTACTTTGCAGTCGATGCAGACGCATCAGCAGTACCTGCCGGACTGAACAAATTGCTCAAGAACGGAATTATCATTCTGATAGCGTTCCTGCTGTTATTCCTGATTATCCAATATCTTGTTGTCAAAAACACGCTTTCCCCTATTCGTCACCTGATCAAAGGGATTGATGACGTAAGTCGGGGTAATTTGAATGTCAAAATTCCGACAGGCAAAGACGATCTGGGCATTGTGAACGAAAAGTTCAATACCATGGTACGCAAGATCAACGACACCATCGTCAAAGTGCAAATCACTTCGCAAGAAGTTAACGAGTCTGCCAAGGAGCTGTATGAAGTCTCCGAGAGAAACAGCGAGAATGCTGATTCTATCAATAACAACGTTACTCAGATTACATCCAACATTCGTGCACAGGAACAGGCAACCCGGGACAGTGCCCGTGCGATGTCCGAGATGGCTATCGTCATTCAGACTATTGCCAGCAGTTCAGCTAGTGTAGCTGACGAGGCATATGAGATGGAACGCCGTTCTCAACAAGGAAACACTGTGGTTCGTCAGGTGTCAGAGCAGATGAATCTGATTACGGAATCTGTTAAAAACACTGCTTCAGCCATTCAGGTTCTGGAGAGCCGTTCTCAGGAAATTGGCGATATTCTGAATATCATTTCAGGTATTTCCAGCCAGACCAACTTACTTGCACTCAACGCCTCCATTGAAGCGGCACGTGTTGGTGAAGAAGGCCGAGGATTCGCGGTTGTAGCAGGTGAAGTACGTAAACTTGCTGAGCAGTCGGAACAATCCACGAGCCAGGTTGCTGTACTGATCCAGGAGATTCAGGCTGAAATCAGACAAGCCGTTCGTGCGATGGAACAAGGAACGTCTGAAGTGGATACCGGGCTCAGCGTAGCTGATCAAACCGGTCAATTGTTCGAAGAAATTTTGGAAGCTGCCAAGAAAGTATCGAATCAGATTCAGGAAGTGTCCAGCGCTACAGAAGAAATTTCTGCAGGTACAGAAGAAATGACCGCAACTGCGGATGATTTGTCTGCCAGTGTGAGTAAAACAGCTGAAAACAGTGAACGGATTTCTTCATCCGTTGATGAACAAAAAGCGTCTCTGATTACGCTTGTTGATTCCTCTACCCGTTTGAACAGCATGTCCGAGGAACTGCAAGAACTGATTTCGCATTTTAATGTAAGCAAACTATAATTCAACCCACATCTTGAACGGTTTGAACCAAGGAGGAACAACTGAAGTGGTCGAAAATCAATCATCATCTCCCCAAACAGTGGAATCTGGCCTGCCGGTTCTTCAGATTCCACTGGATTTTGGGCGCCGTCAACAATCATTTAAATACGAGTCTGCTCATATCTCACTGGAATCGTCCCTGAGTCGGGAACTAAAACAAAAATTCGGCTCAGAAGGCATGTATCCAGCATTATTGTCTGCCTACGCAGCATTGTTGTTCCGTTTATCAGCCGAGCAGGAACTTGCCATTGGCACACTGGCTCCCGATCAGGCAGCTTCCCATGTGTTATTGCAGATTCAAGGCAAGTTAACCTTTAACGAGCTGATTCATCAGATTTCAGATCAACTCCAGCAGCATTACACGCCCCAAACCGGAGGCAATCCGGAAACGCTGTTCATGTTTAACAGTGTACAGCTGCCTAAAGCTCCTCAAATGTTAAATTGGAATGTTCGTGATGATCAGGATATGCTCACACTGGATCTGTTCTATGACAGTTCACTTCTTCATGAAGCTACGATCACAAGATATGCAGAGTATTATCAGACTCTTCTTCTGGCTATGCTGCGTGACAAGGACAAAGCCATCGGTACAGTGGACATTTTATCCGCTTCAGATCGACTGCTATACCGGGAAATGAATGATACCACCGTTCTCGAACCGGAGCATCAGACCATTCATGGCTGGTTCGAAGCAACAGCAGCAGAATATCCGGAATCGCCAGCAATTACTTCATCAACTGGTCGATACACCTATAGAGAACTGAACGAACGTGCCAATCAGGTTGCCCGTGTGCTGTTATCCAATGGTTTGCAAAAAGGAGAATTCGTCAGCATCTTTATGGAGCGGAGTTTGGAAACGATTATTTCTTTGCTCGGTATTCTCAAAGCTGGCGGAGTATATGTTCCTGTTGATCCTGAGCATCCACAAGAACGCAACAGTTATATTGTCGAAGATACAGCTTCATCATTTGTCCTGACCAAAGAATCCTCTTTACCTGAAGCTTCACGTTTATTCTCAGGAATTACTACCGTTCGCCAAATCCTGGCCGTGGATGGACGCCTTGCCGGATTTGCAGCAAGCAACCCCAACCTGGATATTCAGCCAGACGACCTGGCGTATATCATCTATACCTCGGGATCTACCGGCAAACCGAAAGGTGCACTTATTGCCCATCGGGGTGTTGCCAATCTCGGTAGTGTGGTGCAAAGGGATTGCGATATTCAACCAGGTGACGTATTAACCCAGTTTGCTACATACAGCTTCGATGCATCAGTGTGGGATACGATTGGCGCCTTGTTCTACGGAGCAGAACTGTACCTGTTGTCGGCGGAAGAACGTGTATCCGTCGAGGAATTTGCGAGTGCAATTGAGCGCACAGGCACAACCATTATTACGATACTGCCAACCATCTTTTTCAACCAGCTTGCTTCCTTCCTGTCTGAAGAAGGCTTCCACAAGCTGGCCAAAGTCAAAATCATTACGGTGGCTGGTGAAGCACTCTATGGTGAGCAGGTTCGTGCCTTCCAGCGCAAGTTCGGCAACCAGATTGATATCGTCAATGTATACGGACCTACGGAATGTACGGTAGCGACAGCGACCCACCGAATTAGTGAGCAAGTTCCAGAAAGTGTCGTTAACATTCCAATCGGCAGACCGATTCATAACTATAAAGTGTATATCGTCAATGAAGAACAGCAGTTATGCCCGGTAGGCGTTCCTGGAGAGGTATATATAGCAACACCCGCTTTGGCCAAAGGTTATCTGAACCAGCCTGAGCGTACAGCGCAGGCATTCATTGATAATCCATTTGCTATCGATGAGAAAATCTATAAATCTGGCGATATTGCCAAAATGCTCGATAATGGATTGCTGGAGTATGTCGGACGCAGTGACTCCCAGTTAAAAATCCGGGGTCACCGGATTGAGATTGGAGAGATCGAGGATCATTTTGCGCGTCTGGATCAGGTTCAGGATGTTGCCGTGATTCCGAAGAAGGAATCGGATGGTCAAAACATGCTCGTAGGGTACTTTACATCCAAGGATGGCAGTACGCTTTCCGTTGCAGACATTAAAGCCGAGCTAACGGTTAAGCTTCCTTCCTATTTTGTACCGAAATGGATTTGTCAGCTGGATGAAATGCCGATCGCACCGACAGGCAAAATCAATCGTAAAGCGATGGTATCTCTGCCTCACGTAGAGCGTCATGAAGATCGACCTTATCGGGTACTGCCGGAGACGGAAACCGAAGCGATTATTCTGGAATCCTGGAAAGAAATTCTTCAACACGATGACTTTGGTGTGGAGGACAGCTTCTTCGCCATTGGTGGTGATTCTCTACGTGTCATCCATGTATTGGTCATTCTGAAGCCGCATTATCCACAGCTGAAAATTGCTGACTTTTTTGCCGAGAAAACGATTCGTGCCTTGGCACAACGTGTGGAGACGCTGGCTCAAGCTACAGAAGAAACTTCCCACTCCTCAGTAAATGACGGCGTGATCACCCAATTGTCAGAACATCCTGTAGAGCTGAGAACCCAGATTGGATATCCGGATATTCTGAATCCCGAGCATGTGCTCCTAACTGGGGCTACCGGATATCTTGGATCCCATGTGCTGCAACAGTTGATTCTAACTTCGAATACACGCATCTATACTCTTGTTCGCCGCCCCACAGACGGAAGTTCTGCGATGGAACGACTGAGCAGCGTCATGAAAGGTTACTTTGGACCGGAACTGCTACCTCTCCTCGCATCCCGCGTCGAGATTATCGAAGGCGATCTGGAACAACCGAATCTTGGTCTTTCAGCAGAGCAGACAACATACGTGCAAGAACGAATTGACCGTGTGATACACTGTGCCGCCGACGTACGACATTTCGGGGATGCAGCACAATTCGCCAAAACCAATGTAGATGGTACCATTGCCTTGCTTAAGCTTGTTCGCAGCAAACCGGGTGCCTCCTTCCACCATGTATCCACGATGGGAATACCGGAAGATCTTGCACTCAGTGGACAGTGGGAATCCTCATTGCAATATGATCGCTTCCCAGCGGATCTGCATGTGGACAACCTGTACTCGGACAGTAAACTTGAAGCAGAGAAGGTGCTTATGCTTGCTGCCGAAGAGGGTGTACCTGTGAGCATCTATCGTGCAGGTAATCTGACCTGTCATTCCGAGACAGGACGTTTCCAGTCTAATATCGATAGCAACGCCTTTTATCGTATGATTAAAGCAATGTTATTGCTGGGCAAAGCTCCGGCAGCCGACTGGATGGTTGATTTTACACCTATTGATTATGCAAGCCAGGCGATTGTACATCTGGCATTACGCCAGGACACAGCAGGACGGGTATTCCATATCTGTAATCCGGAGCCAATCAGCTACGATGATCTGATTCGTTCTGTGAATCGGGCCGGTTATGAAGTGGAAACTCTGCCTTTTGCAGAGTACACCAACTGGTTGTTCGATGGCAGTGTCAGCAAGGACCCTGAGGCGCTTCAACTGGCTATCGCCCAGCTTGAAGGAGACGGTGCCAAGGATTCTGCATACGTGTATGCCTCACCTGTAACAACTGCTTATGTGGAACCAGCCGGCATCACATGCGCCAAAACCGATGATCGTTTCATCTCAAAAATGCTCGAACATGCCATCGAGATTGGTTATTTCCCTAAGGCCGTCCGACCGCAGTTTGGCACTTCTCCAAAGATGGAATAAATCCAAAACAGTAAATGCATATTGTGCATCCATTGATGCATACAAAGAAAGCCACCTCAACGTCAGTGATGACGGATAAGGTGGCTTTTTTCCTTCAGGAAGACTTTTTAAATCCAGCGGATCAAGGCAATGACAGCCAAATGTGCAGGATAAAAATAACGCCAAATCCAACGCGGACCTTTCAGACGGAACCCTGCGTTATAATACTGGGCAATGGCAATGCCTGCGGTAGCAATTACGCTGTACATCTGAATAGAGCTGCTGTGCAGATAAATGTATAAAACATTTAAGAGCAAATGAGCCATTACCAGTACAGGACCCTGGAAGTAACGGAACAGCAATACAAGCAGTAATCCATACATACCATAATCCATATGGGTCATCTCCATGACCACACCAGCCACGATCACAATTGGAATTCCCAGCAAACGGACCGGAAGTTTATCGAGCACAAGCAATACGAGCAGGGCAGACCATAATGTCCATACCACATTCAGCGAAAAATGATTAAAAGCCGCCATAAAAGGTAATTGAGAGATCACTGCTATCCAGAATAACCGCCATATGTATTTTTGTACGTTGCGAGTATGTTTATAACCGATATACACGGCAAAAGCATAGATTGGAAAAGCAATCCGGCCAATGATTCGTAGCTCCCCCACTTGGGGGTAAAAGATGGCTCCGATATGATCGATCAACATCGTGATCATGGCTATCCATTGCATCATTTTGTGCTAATCCCTCCTGCTTATCCTGAACTTTGGGGTTCTCCAAGTCTTTCTTATATCTGAAGTTCATAATACATGAACTTGGTGTCCAGCGTATAGCCTTCCGACTCATATAATACCTGAGCCTTCTTGTTGCTTATTGCCGTAGAGAGCGCTATGCGCACAGCTCCACTCTCTTTCCCCAATAGTCGTGCAGCTTGCAGCAGCTTACGTGCAATTCCTCGCTGCCGATGATCCGCATGCACGTACAGATCATTAAGTACCCAAATTGGCCTCATGGACACTGAGCTAAAGCTGGGATACAGCTGTACAAATCCACCAAACTCAGCCGATAAAGGCTTATCCGTCAAGCTGCAATCACCTGCTTTTTCTGCATCCACTTCCGATTCTGCAATCAAAATAACAGATTCACTGCGTTCCATACGTTCTCTGATATATGCTCTCGCTCCGTTTAGATCTGTAAGCTGATCGTAAAACATCCTATATTCATT
Above is a window of Paenibacillus sp. E222 DNA encoding:
- a CDS encoding N-acetyltransferase, which gives rise to MAYRIRRAELSDVNGVARLFNEYRMFYDQLTDLNGARAYIRERMERSESVILIAESEVDAEKAGDCSLTDKPLSAEFGGFVQLYPSFSSVSMRPIWVLNDLYVHADHRQRGIARKLLQAARLLGKESGAVRIALSTAISNKKAQVLYESEGYTLDTKFMYYELQI